GCATCAATTCTTAAAGTATTGTAATGCATGACGTTCATCGGCTCCAAGGTCTGCTGAGGACCCGTGGCACTTTCGCCGCCGAGGTCGGTAACCTTCAAATCCTTCCGAAGCTTATCCACTTTAGCTTCCTGCTTGGCGATAAGATCATCCTGCTCCTGTACCTGTTGTTTGAAAACTTTTATTCCTGCGCCCGTAATATCCAGCTTCTGGTCCAGTCGATATTTTTGATAGACGATGGCCACTTCGTTGGCGATCGCGGCTGCTTCCTTTTTGTCGTTACTGTATATCTTGATTTCGATCAAACTGGTATTGCGATCCGGATGCAGTTCCATCATCCGCTTCAACTGAGCGCGGCTCTGAGAAGTTTTAAGCTTCTGACCATTATTATACTGTTTCCAAGCTTCATTGAGGTTCAGCCCTTCGATAACCCGGTCGAGAATGACTTCAGATTGAATCACCTCAAATTCTGTCTGGATGAAATAGGGATCGTAATGCCCGGAATAGTTCGGTGTCTGTGTTATGCCAGGCACATCGGTGGTATCACCTTCAACCTTGATGCGGGCTGTACTGGAGAATTGCTCCGGCAAAATAAAGGTAACAATCGTTGCCGTGATAACGACCAGCAGAAATACCGCCAGGATCACCGTCTTGCGAATACGAATAATGCGCCAGTAATCAAGAAAGTGGAGCTTGGCTTCCGGCGGCGCTGATGTCTTTAAAGGATCCATACGTCAAAAAAACGGGGGCTAGATCTTTAGCCCAGCCCCCCAATCTATCTATATTGGTTAACGGTTAATAGCTGGCAGTCACGCCCAGATATACCCTATTCCGATCGAAACCTCGGGATGGAATATCTGAAGAGAGCTGATCGTAGTTATACCCCACTTCTGCTGACAGATAGTGAGTGAACTGATAGGCCAAATTCAACCCGAGCAAATAAAAGGTATCTGATTGACCATTAAATGGCCCGCCAAAGAAGGTTGAATTCTGATATTGGCCTGACAATGTACCAGTTAATTTAGGCGTTATCTTCTGACTGATGGTTCCGTACAAAGTGGAGGACTCTTGATCTTGAGTTATGCCTGAACCCGGGCTAAACGCACCAACATCGGTCGCGTTACGTGAATTACGAAATCCCAAGGTAACACTTCCACCATCCATATAGGTGTAGACGACACTCAGGTCTGCGTAAGGGTTCCAAGCGTTGCTGGAGGTGCCG
The nucleotide sequence above comes from Pedosphaera parvula Ellin514. Encoded proteins:
- a CDS encoding outer membrane beta-barrel protein — translated: GTSSNAWNPYADLSVVYTYMDGGSVTLGFRNSRNATDVGAFSPGSGITQDQESSTLYGTISQKITPKLTGTLSGQYQNSTFFGGPFNGQSDTFYLLGLNLAYQFTHYLSAEVGYNYDQLSSDIPSRGFDRNRVYLGVTASY